The following proteins are co-located in the Meleagris gallopavo isolate NT-WF06-2002-E0010 breed Aviagen turkey brand Nicholas breeding stock chromosome 13, Turkey_5.1, whole genome shotgun sequence genome:
- the CFAP20 gene encoding cilia- and flagella-associated protein 20, with the protein AAGKEVRAPGWDRFCLLVLARSSRPAPAASPWHKVRNGHIKRITDNDIQSLVLEIEGTNVSTTYITCPADPKKTLGIKLPFLVMIIKNLKKYFTFEVQVLDDKNVRRRFRASNYQSTTRVKPFICTMPMRLDDGWNQIQFNLSDFTRRAYGTNYIETLRVQIHANCRIRRVYFSDRLYSEDELPAEFKLYLPVQNKAKQ; encoded by the exons GCAGCCGGGAAGGAGGTGCGTGCCCCGGGCTGGGACCGCTTCTGTTTGCTTGTGCTTGCTCGGAGCTCTCGGCCTGCCCCAGCAGCATCCCCTTGGCACAAG GTGCGCAATGGCCACATCAAGCGGATCACCGATAATGACATCCAGTCACTGGTGCTGGAGATTGAAGGAACAAACGTCAG tACCACGTACATCACGTGCCCTGCTGACCCAAAGAAGACCCTGGGCATCAAACTGCCTTTCCTAGTGATGATCATCAAGAACCTGAAGAAGTATTTCACTTTTGAAGTGCAG GTGCTCGATGACAAGAACGTACGCCGGCGCTTCCGGGCGAGTAACTACCAGAGCACAACACGAGTGAAGCCCTTCATCTGCACCATGCCCATGCGGCTGGACGACGGCTGGAACCAAATCCAGTTCAACCTCTCAGACTTCACGCGCAGGGCTTACGGGACAAATTACATTGAGACTCTGAGAGTTCAG ATCCACGCCAACTGTCGCATCCGACGGGTGTACTTCTCTGACCGGCTGTACTCTGAGGATGAGCTCCCAGCTGAGTTCAAGCTGTACCTGCCTGTCCAGAACAAGGCCAAG CAATAA